In the genome of Oncorhynchus mykiss isolate Arlee chromosome 18, USDA_OmykA_1.1, whole genome shotgun sequence, one region contains:
- the LOC110519533 gene encoding zinc finger protein 501-like isoform X1: protein MGDMSSQIRSSLRLVTSTVRTNPACLSPSTLSPNLQSLGPDCDSGAQFALQDPEMASVKLEDCSQTLELNANIKDEAEEKPVSLKQLELSLRPVTSTVRTNPACLSPSARSPNLHSLGPDCDSGAQFALQDPEMASVKLEDCSQTMELNVNIKDEEDKIGKSLSHGDRVETFSTSREQQQEAHRAKRSHHCPHCEENFSILSKLKLHVKIHTGENLYSCTDCGKNFTTSKALTVHQRVHRGEKPYSCSDCGASFSQLGTLKRHERIHKGEKPYSCSDCGASFSQLGDLKTHERIHTGEKPYSCSDCEKCFKRSTALKVHQRNHTGEKPYSCSDCGKSFSQLGDLKTHERIHTGEKPYSCSDCEKCFKTSTEQKVHQRTHTGEKPYSCSDCGKSFSQLGDLKTHERIHTGVKPYSCSDCGKSFSQLGHLKTHERIHTGVKPYSCSDCGKSFSQLDNLKRHERIHTGVKPYSCSDCRKSFSKLDNLKRHERIHTGEKPYSCS from the exons atgggtgacatgtcta GCCAAATCAGGTCAAGTCTGAGGCTggtaacatcaacagtgaggacaaacccagcctgcctctctccttccacactgagtccaaacctacagtcactgggtcctgattgtgacagtggagcccagtttgcactgcaggatccagagatggcatcagtgaagctggaagactgcagtcaaacactggagctgaatgccaacattaaagatgaagCAGAGGAGAAACCGGTTTCTCTTA AACAACTGGAATTAAGTCTGAGGCcggtaacatcaacagtgaggacaaacccagcctgcctctctccttccgcACGGAGTCCAAACCTACAttcactgggtcctgattgtgacagtggagcccagtttgcactgcaggatccagagatggcatcagtgaagctggaagactgcagtcaaacaatggagctgaatgtcaacattaaagatgaagaagatAAGATTGGGAAATCTCTTTCTCATg gagaccgTGTTGAGACATTCTCGACATCCAGAGAACAACAGCAGGAAGCTCACAGAGCTAAGAGGTCTCACCACTGTCCACATTGTGAGGAGAATTTTTCAATTCTATCAAAGCTAAAATTACATGtaaaaatacacacaggagagaatctGTATTCCTGTACTGACTGTGGGAAGAATTTTACAACATCAAAGGCTCTGACAGTTCATCAGAGAGTGCAcagaggagagaagccttattcctgctctgactgtggggcgaGTTTCTCTCAACTGGGCACCTTAAAAAGACATGAACGTATACAcaaaggagagaagccttactcctgctctgactgtggggcgaGTTTCTCTCAACTGGGCGActtaaaaacacatgaacgtatacatacaggagagaagccttactcctgctctgactgtgaaaAATGCTTCAAAAGATCAACTGCTCTAAAAGTTCACCAAAGAAatcacacaggagaaaagccttactcctgctctgactgtggaaagagtttctctcaactgggcgacttaaaaacacatgaacgtatacatacaggagagaagccttactcctgctctgactgtgaaaaatgcttcaaaacatcaactgagcaaaaagttcaccagagaacacacacaggagagaagccttactcctgctctgactgtggaaagagctTCTCTCAACTGGGGGActtaaaaacacatgaacgtatacatacaggagtgaagccttactcctgctctgactgcggaAAGAGCTTCTCTCAACTGGGCCActtaaaaacacatgaacgtatacatacaggagtgaagccttattcctgctctgactgtggaaagagtttctctcaacTGGACAACTTAAAAagacatgaacgtatacatacaggagtgaagccttactcctgctctgactgtagaAAGAGTTTCTCTAAACTGGACAACTTAAAAagacatgaacgtatacatacaggagagaagccttactcctgctcttaA
- the LOC110519533 gene encoding uncharacterized protein LOC110519533 isoform X3 encodes MGDMSSQIRSSLRLVTSTVRTNPACLSPSTLSPNLQSLGPDCDSGAQFALQDPEMASVKLEDCSQTLELNANIKDEAEEKPVSLKQLELSLRPVTSTVRTNPACLSPSARSPNLHSLGPDCDSGAQFALQDPEMASVKLEDCSQTMELNVNIKDEEDKIGKSLSHGDRVETFSTSREQQQEAHRAKRSHHCPHY; translated from the exons atgggtgacatgtcta GCCAAATCAGGTCAAGTCTGAGGCTggtaacatcaacagtgaggacaaacccagcctgcctctctccttccacactgagtccaaacctacagtcactgggtcctgattgtgacagtggagcccagtttgcactgcaggatccagagatggcatcagtgaagctggaagactgcagtcaaacactggagctgaatgccaacattaaagatgaagCAGAGGAGAAACCGGTTTCTCTTA AACAACTGGAATTAAGTCTGAGGCcggtaacatcaacagtgaggacaaacccagcctgcctctctccttccgcACGGAGTCCAAACCTACAttcactgggtcctgattgtgacagtggagcccagtttgcactgcaggatccagagatggcatcagtgaagctggaagactgcagtcaaacaatggagctgaatgtcaacattaaagatgaagaagatAAGATTGGGAAATCTCTTTCTCATg gagaccgTGTTGAGACATTCTCGACATCCAGAGAACAACAGCAGGAAGCTCACAGAGCTAAGAGGTCTCACCACTGTCCACATT actga
- the LOC110519533 gene encoding uncharacterized protein LOC110519533 isoform X2 has protein sequence MGDMSSQIRSSLRLVTSTVRTNPACLSPSTLSPNLQSLGPDCDSGAQFALQDPEMASVKLEDCSQTLELNANIKDEAEEKPVSLKQLELSLRPVTSTVRTNPACLSPSARSPNLHSLGPDCDSGAQFALQDPEMASVKLEDCSQTMELNVNIKDEEDKIGKSLSHGDRVETFSTSREQQQEAHRAKRSHHCPHSGLCSKACPGMVPITLH, from the exons atgggtgacatgtcta GCCAAATCAGGTCAAGTCTGAGGCTggtaacatcaacagtgaggacaaacccagcctgcctctctccttccacactgagtccaaacctacagtcactgggtcctgattgtgacagtggagcccagtttgcactgcaggatccagagatggcatcagtgaagctggaagactgcagtcaaacactggagctgaatgccaacattaaagatgaagCAGAGGAGAAACCGGTTTCTCTTA AACAACTGGAATTAAGTCTGAGGCcggtaacatcaacagtgaggacaaacccagcctgcctctctccttccgcACGGAGTCCAAACCTACAttcactgggtcctgattgtgacagtggagcccagtttgcactgcaggatccagagatggcatcagtgaagctggaagactgcagtcaaacaatggagctgaatgtcaacattaaagatgaagaagatAAGATTGGGAAATCTCTTTCTCATg gagaccgTGTTGAGACATTCTCGACATCCAGAGAACAACAGCAGGAAGCTCACAGAGCTAAGAGGTCTCACCACTGTCCACATT CAGGATTATGCTCCAAGGCTTGTCCAGGAATGGTTCCAATAACATTACACTGA
- the LOC110513970 gene encoding gastrula zinc finger protein XlCGF17.1-like isoform X4, whose amino-acid sequence MASVKLEDCSQTLELNIDIKDEEEEEKIGESVSHGDHVETFSTSREKQQEDHGAKRSHHCPHCEEIFPILSKLKIHLKIHTGENPYSCTDCGKRFTTSRALTVHQRVHPGEKPYSCSDCGKIFSCPGHLKRHEHIHTGVKPYSCSDCVKCYTTSSELKLHQRVHTGEKPYSCYDCGKSFSRQGFLKAHELIHTGVKPYSCSDCGKIFSQLGHLKRHERIHTGVKPYSCSDCVKCFTTSTEQKVHHRTHTGEKPFSCSDCVKCFTTSTDLKVHQRTHTGEKPYFCSDCGKSFSQSCHLKRHQGKHKGEKLYH is encoded by the exons atggcatcagtgaagctggaagactgcagtcaaacactggagctgaatattgacattaaagatgaagaagaggaggagaagattgggGAATCTGTTAGTCATG gagaccaTGTTGAGACATTCTCTACATCCAGAGAAAAACAGCAGGAAGATCATGGAGCTAAGAGGTCTCACCACTGCCCACATTGTGAGGAGATTTTCCCAATTCTATCAAAGCTAAAAATACACctaaaaatacacacaggagagaatccGTATTCCTgtactgactgtgggaagagattcacaaCATCAAGGGCTCTGACAGTTCATCAGAGAGTGCAccctggagagaagccttactcctgctctgactgtggaaagattTTCTCTTGTCCGGGCCACTTAAAAAGACATGAACATATACATACAGGAGTGAAGCCTTACTCTTGCTCTGACTGTGTAAAATGCTACACAACATCATCTGAGCTAAAACTTCATCAGAGagtgcacactggagagaagccttactcctgctatgactgtgggaagagtttctctcgACAGGGTTTTTTAAAAGCACATGAACTTATACATACAGGAGTGAAGCCttattcctgctctgactgtgggaagattTTCTCTCAACTGGGCCACTTAAAAagacatgaacgtatacatacaggggtgaagccttactcctgctctgactgtgtaaAATGCTTCACGACATCAACTGAGCAAAAAGTccaccacagaacacacacaggagagaagcctttctcctgctctgactgtgtaaaatgcttcacaacatcaactgacCTAAAAGtccatcagagaacacacacaggcgagaagccttacttctgctctgactgtggaaagagtttctctcaaTCGTGCCACTTAAAAAGACACCAAGGTAAACATAAAGGAGAGAAGCTTTACCACTGA